The genomic segment AGCTTCTCGGTTCGTAGACTCAAAGCCCTTTAAAACTGCTTATGTTCATCATGACAGTATTGATTGAATAGTTTCCTTGTTTGGTTTGCATCAGTCTGTTAAACCCATTTGGGGAAGGACCAAGGAAAGTGATGAGCACATGGGATGGGTCTTCCCGGATTCAGACGCTGAGGTTCAAGGAGCTGATCCTGACCATCTTAATGGTGCTAAGAGTGTAAGAGAACTCTATGAGATTGCTAGCCCAAACTACACCGGGAAGTATACTGTTCCTGTAagtctttttttaaaaaaatttggcttctcaatgtttgtttttgtaagtCATCTTGAGTTGGAACTAGATGGTATTTTTTTATGACAGGTTCTGTGGGATAAGAAGCTGAAGACTGTTGTGAACAATGAGAGCGCTGAGATTATCAGGATGTTCAACACCGAGTTCAATCATATTGCTAGAAACCCTGATCTTGATCTTTACCCTTCTCAACTCCAAGCTAAAATCGATGAAGCTAATGAATGGATTTACAGTGGGATTAATAATGGTGTCTATAGGTGCGGTTTTGCAAAGAAACAAGAACCTTACGAGGAGGTAAGTGCTAGAAAGTGTATGAAGCATTAGATAGATGAAAccttttaaaacgttttttttgttcatctttgTAGGCAGTGCAACAAGTGTATGAAGCATTAGATAGATGCGAGGAGATTCTTGAAAAGCATCGTTACATCTGCGGTAACACTCTGACTGAAACAGATATCAGATTGTTTGTGACACTAATAAGATTTGACGAGGTAAGTGAAACCGACAAGAGCTAAAGAAACACAATTAGGGGaacaagtttttttattttgaaacattgaTGATGCAGGTTTACGCGGTTCACTTCAAATGCAACAAGAAACTCTTAAGAGAGTATCCGAATCTGTTCAACTACACGAAAGACGTATTTCAAGTCCCTGGTATGAGTAGCACCGTGAACATGAATCACATCAAGCAGCATTACTATGGAAGCCACCCTTCGATCAACCCTTTTGGGATCGTCCCTCAGGGGCCAAACATCGATTACTCCTCGCCTCATGATCGACACAGATTCTCCAAATGATAAATAACCAGTCTTTCGCACTTGAGTTCTGTCTTCAGAAGTTTCCAAATAAAGTTTGTCTTTGAATAGCATATactttgagaaaaataaaagccTGATGTTTATCATGTTACAGTTTGCAGACTTGCAGTCTCAGAAGTTGAGACCTGAGACAATGTTGGTCTGATCATAAATAAACTTTTCTTCCGAATACAACATTGCGTTTCCTGAAAATCAAGGCTTCACGTTAGATTTACAATCTTGCTAGAGACCTcgttcataaaaaaatattgtaacaaatttttatttagtttggaAACGATTATCCAATCCTGTAGCTGGTTTGTTTGTCTCCACAGAACTGAAAGTCCAAAACCGGATTTTCCAGCTGCTGTCTCAACCGCGAGCCCTGAGGTTGTAACGCCATGAATTCACATTTTACATCAAATCGACTGTTCTAGAAATTGAATCAGTTCATATTCTCTCCATTTCGTCTACATAACTTCTTTAAGGTCCAAGATCCTGCTGTTTCACGTTTTCTTACGAGAACCAAACATGTAATCTAGAGACTTTTGGAAAGACTAAAATACATAGTAAAAACTTCcgatcaaaaaccaaaataaaggTTGATAAAATGCAACAAATCAGATTCCCTACGGCTAACCTTCAAGAAATACAATTTGACTTCATTAACAAATCACTATAGTttttaccaacaaaaaaaacaaagcatcaATG from the Raphanus sativus cultivar WK10039 unplaced genomic scaffold, ASM80110v3 Scaffold2834, whole genome shotgun sequence genome contains:
- the LOC108848653 gene encoding uncharacterized protein LOC108848653 gives rise to the protein MSYSTILSHNSFLSLATKFTTRGSRKHHRNPLCTLSMARSAVDETSDSGAFQRTASTFRNFVSRDSNSQFPAESGRYHLYISYACPWASRCISYLKIKGLDDAISFSSVKPIWGRTKESDEHMGWVFPDSDAEVQGADPDHLNGAKSVRELYEIASPNYTGKYTVPVLWDKKLKTVVNNESAEIIRMFNTEFNHIARNPDLDLYPSQLQAKIDEANEWIYSGINNGVYRCGFAKKQEPYEEAVQQVYEALDRCEEILEKHRYICGNTLTETDIRLFVTLIRFDEVYAVHFKCNKKLLREYPNLFNYTKDVFQVPGMSSTVNMNHIKQHYYGSHPSINPFGIVPQGPNIDYSSPHDRHRFSK